ACCCCAACTTCCACAGAATCTTGTGTTAAATGATGCgggagcaactaaaacaagttgtTCACTTCTCTATGAACACTCAATGAATAGCAGCTGAAATAAAGGACAAACAAGTTATATGgtcatataaaattatattatttatcattCATTCAACCCCAAGCAGGTTACCAAGTGGAGCATACAGTAGCGGAGCTCTTAATGAAGCAGTGTTGACTCAGACTACGTAATGTATGCTCGGATTAGACACAGGGTTGACAAAAACCAGGAATCTGTATGTTAACAGAATAAGATTATCAAGTGAAACATCCACCAATGATCATTACTACGGTTATCAGTATAATACAAATCAGTTTAATTCTCAAAGTGTCATCTAAAAGACCAAGTTTTTCAGGAGTGTTAGTAGTGGCATCATAAAAAGACCCGGAAGAAAAGTCTAGTTAGCCAAACAAACTATTTAATCTAATATAGCCGTAAAACCATGAAGAGTAAGCGCCTACTTACAGTGTCCTGATGTCTAAACTAGGATTCTTTGCAAGTTTTCTTGTTGTGGCCAAGACCTTTGCACTTGCTACACTGGAGCTGTCGTCTCATCATGTCTATCGATTCAGGCTGCTTCTTCTTTGGCCGACCTGGTGGACGTTTAGTTGGAGGAGGAGTTACAGTTACAGCTACAGCTGTTACCTCAGGTAATTCATCCTCAATTGGTCTGTCTACATTTGGAACAGGGTGAATGGACTCGGCGTATGTTAAGCGGAAACTCTCAGTTGTGAAGTATCGGGAACAATAGTCATATGGACTTCTACCGATGCATTCAATGACAGCAATAGCATGAGAGCAAGGTAAACCAGTAAGTTGCCAGCCCTTGCAGCTGCAGTCCCAATGATCTATATTAACAACCGCAAGAACCTCGGGATTTTCCCCACGGACCTCAAATGTGCTACCCTGTGTGAGTAACACTTGAAATGACCTCGCCATTGCAGTTTCCTTCCGCAACTTTTCCTCGTTACACGGAGTTAATTTTGTCATCCACTGACTGGAATCCACACGACGTTTGTAGATCGCCTCCATCATCTTACCCCGTAATTCATCAATCATCTGTGTTATAGGAAACTCATGTGCTTCAGATACCCAACTATAGAACTGCTGCCCAAAGGTCGAGATCAAGTGGTTATACCTAGCTCCTCCGAAAAAGGCATTTGCCCAGTGCTCTGGTTCACTTTGAATTATCCAGTCGTAAGCTTCAGGAGAAATGGCTCTTATTAATTCAGTATCACGCTGGAAACCCTCAAGTCGTGGTGACCGAGCAGCAGAGTAAAAGTCACTGATCATAAACCGTCTTGCATCATGAGAAAGATGCCCCTTTAACTCTCTGTTAAGTTTGTCAGCAAGATGTTGTAAACAGTAGCTGTGGTAGCATTTATCGAATACATCAGCCAGTGCCTGCTTTAAACCATTCTGaaaatctgcaacaaatgttagCTGGCTAGATGTAGGAACAGCAGATTTGAGTTCCCGTAAAAACCAAGTCCAATTGTCTTCATCCTCGGCATCAACTACAGCAAAAGCTACCGGAAAAATACCATCCTCCGCATCTGCAGCCGTTGCAGCGAACAAGTTTCCTTGatatttagaatttaaagtaACACTGTCGAGAAAAATTAGGGGTCGACAACCTTGTAAAAAACCAGATATcgaggcatgaaacgagacaaaCAGTCGATGGAAGCTTGAGTCGTCCTTGGTATTAAAGGTGACAATACTGCCTGGGTTAGTCTCTTTTATCTTCTCACAGAAAAAAGGTAAGAGATTATATGCCTCTTTAAAGGATCCTTGAAGCTGTTCCCTAGCAATCTCTTTTGCACGCCATGCCTGAGAATAATTCAGTTCGATTCCATATTCTCGCTTGATATCATCGGCAATATCTTTTGGCCTGTAGTTGGGGGAAATTTTCAATTTCTCCTTTATAATACTTCCCACCCAACCCCTTGTTGCCCGGTACCCAGCTTTTACTGCAGCTCCTCCACACGTATGCATAGTGTTCATCTTCTTGATGCA
This window of the Gossypium hirsutum isolate 1008001.06 chromosome A09, Gossypium_hirsutum_v2.1, whole genome shotgun sequence genome carries:
- the LOC107935151 gene encoding uncharacterized protein; translation: MAAKKIIAICQSGGDFVTDKDGSLSYSGGEAFAIDINEQTSLSDFKSEIADMFSLSSDNMSIKYFLPGNKKTLITISKDKDLQRMLNFLGDSLTVDVFVASDEAAARNVSNMPGSRSSRTTVSEAVGFPIVAPGNAVLGMTDAIDDVDMDMPNETPMDCMPINIIEHHKAAQVWENTITGVDQRFNSFNEFREALHKYSIAHGFAYRYKKNDSHRVTVKCKAQGCPWRIYASRLSTTQLICIKKMNTMHTCGGAAVKAGYRATRGWVGSIIKEKLKISPNYRPKDIADDIKREYGIELNYSQAWRAKEIAREQLQGSFKEAYNLLPFFCEKIKETNPGSIVTFNTKDDSSFHRLFVSFHASISGFLQGCRPLIFLDSVTLNSKYQGNLFAATAADAEDGIFPVAFAVVDAEDEDNWTWFLRELKSAVPTSSQLTFVADFQNGLKQALADVFDKCYHSYCLQHLADKLNRELKGHLSHDARRFMISDFYSAARSPRLEGFQRDTELIRAISPEAYDWIIQSEPEHWANAFFGGARYNHLISTFGQQFYSWVSEAHEFPITQMIDELRGKMMEAIYKRRVDSSQWMTKLTPCNEEKLRKETAMARSFQVLLTQGSTFEVRGENPEVLAVVNIDHWDCSCKGWQLTGLPCSHAIAVIECIGRSPYDYCSRYFTTESFRLTYAESIHPVPNVDRPIEDELPEVTAVAVTVTPPPTKRPPGRPKKKQPESIDMMRRQLQCSKCKGLGHNKKTCKES